From Micromonospora auratinigra:
CCCGGCTGCCTGCCGCACGTGGTCGACCGGCTGCGCGCCACCCGCCCGGACGTGCTGGTCGTCGACCACGTCCGGGCGCACTGGAACAACATCGGCACCCGCAGCGCGATGCGCGAGGTGTTCCCGGAGCCCCCCGGCGCGACCACCTTCCGGCTGCTCGACCGGCCGGAGGCGATGCGGCTGCTGCACACCGCCTGGAACCGGGTGATCCGCCGGGAGTTCCTGATCGAGCGGGGCCTGCGCTTCGAGCCCGGCTGGTACGAGGACGTCTCGTTCAGCTACCCGGTGCTGATGACCGCCGAGCGGATCGGGGTGCTGGACCGGATCTGCCTCAACTACCGGCAGCGCCGGACCGGGGCGATCACCCGGACCCGGGGCGACCGGCACTTCGAGGTCTTCGCCCAGTGGCACCGGGTGTTCCGGCTGATGGACCGGTGGGACGGCGAGCTGTCCGCGCTGCGCCCGGCCGTCTTCGAGCGGATGATCTGGCACTACCTGACGGTGCTCGGCAACGGCGAACGGATCGCCCCCGCGCTGCGGCCCGCCTTCTTCGCCCAGATCCACGCCGACTACGTACGCTTCCTGCCGCCCGGTGGGTATGCGGTGCCGCCGGGCGTGGACGGGCTGAAGCACCGGCTGGTGGCGCAGGGACGGTGGCGCACGTTCAGCGCGCTGCGCGACGCCAACCAGGCAGTGGAGACCGCCCGGCGCGGCGCCCGGACGGTGAAGCGACGGGTGCTGCCGGTGGCCCGGCGGACCGCCCGCCGGGCCCGGGACGCCGCCTTGCGCGAGTACTACCGGGGCGAGCTGCACCGCCCGATCGACCCGACGCTGGCCGTCTACGCCGCCTACTGGTACCGGGGGTACGCCTGCAATCCGGCCGCGATCTACGCCGCCGCCCGCCGCCTCGCCCCCCAGGTACGCGGGGTGTGGATCGTCCGCCGGGACCGGGTCGACTCCCTTCCGCCCGGGGTCGAGTACGTGGTGGCCGGCAGCCGGGACTACTACCGGGTGCTGGCCCGGGCCCGCTGGCTGGTCAACAACGTCAACTTCCCGGACTTCGTCCGCAAGCGTCCCGGCTCGGTGCACGTGCAGACCCACCACGGCACCCCGGTGAAGGTGATGGGGCTGGACCAGCAGCGGTTCCCGATGGGCGCACTGGGGATGGACTTCGCCCGGCTGCTGCGCCGGGTGGACCGGTGGGACTACAGCGTCTCCTCGAACAGCTTCTCCACCCAGATGTGGGAGCGGGCGTACCCGGCCGGGTACACCGCCCTGGAGGTCGGCTACCCGCGCAACGACCGGCTGGCGCTGGCCACGGCGGGGGAGTGCCGTCAGGTGCGGGCGGCGCTGGGCCTCGGTCCGGACGACCTCGTGGTGCTGTACGCGCCGACCCACCGCGAGCACCTGCCGGGCTGGCGGCCGCCGTTCGACCCGGACCGGCTGCTCGACGTGCTCGGCCCGACCGGGCGGCTGCTGATGCGCAGCCACTACTTCCACGACCGGGAACGCCGGCCGGGTGGCCCGGTCCGCGACCGGGTGCTCGACGTCAGCGCCCACGACCGGGTGGAGGACCTCTACCTCGCGGCGGACGTGCTGGTCACCGACTACTCGTCGGCGATGTTCGACTACGCCGTACTGGACCGGCCGATCGTGGTGTACGCCCCGGACTGGGACGCGTACCGGGTGGCCCGGGGGGTCTACTTCGACCTGCTGGCCGAGCCGCCGGGCGCGGTGGCGGTCGACTTCCCGGGCCTGCTCGACGTGTTCCGCTCCGGCGCACTGCGGTCCGCCGTCGCCGCCCAGGCCCGCCAGCGGTTCCGGGCCCGCTTCTGCGCGCTGGACGACGGCCACGCCGCCGAGCGGGTGGTACGCCGGGTCTTCCTGGACGAACCCGGCTGAGAAAAGAAGCTACTCGCCGGTCACCTTACTGATCGGCGCCGACCGATCCTGCGTAATAGGTCTGTCACGGGACGAACATGGCACGTTTACCCGATGTGCGGATCCCATGATGCTCGCCACAGTCATTCCCGGGTTCGGGCCGAAGAGCTGGGGGAGGTGACGGGTGACCACCGTCGCGCTCAAGGATGTCACCAAGGTGTTCCAGGACGGGACCGTCGCGGTCGATGCCGTCAATCTGGATGTCAACGACGGCGAGTTCATGGTGCTGCTCGGCCCGTCGGGCTGCGGCAAGTCGACCGTGCTGCGGATGGTCGCCGGGCTGGAGGATCCGACCTCCGGCGCGGTGATGCTGGACGGTGAGTTCGCCAACGACCTGCCGCCACGGGACCGGAAGATCGCCATGGTCTTCCAGGACTTCGCGCTCTATCCGCACATGACGGTGGGCGACAACATCGGCTTCCCGCTGCGGCTGTCCGGCGTCGAGCCGGCCCCGCGCGGTGAGCGGATCCAGGACGTGGCGAGCGCCCTGGGCATCGGGGACGTGCTGGCCCGCAAGCCCAGCCAGCTCTCCGGCGGCCAGCGGCAGCGGGTCGCGATGGGGCGCGCGATAGTGCGTCGGCCCGGCCTGTTCCTGATGGACGAGCCGCTCTCCAACCTGGACAGCGGCCTGCGGGCCGAATTGCGCGCCGAGATCTCCGGGCTGACCCGCGAGCTGGGCGTCACCACCATCTACGTCACCCACGACCAGGCCGAGGCGCTGACCATGGCCGACCGGGTGGCCATCATGCGCAAGGGTGTGCTCCAGGACGTGGGCACCCCCACCCAGGTGTACGGCCGGCCGGCCACCCTCTACGTCGCCGCGTTCCTCGGCAGCCCCCGGATGAACCTGCTGGAGGCGTCCGTCTACGTCCACCTCGACCGGTACGTGGCGCTGAACCTCGGTGACCAGTCGCTCTACCTGCCCTGGGACGACATCCGCAGCCGCGCGGTGGCGCACTACCACGGTGAGCGGATCGTGGTCGGCATGCGGG
This genomic window contains:
- a CDS encoding bifunctional glycosyltransferase/CDP-glycerol:glycerophosphate glycerophosphotransferase; this translates as MTLLSFVVPAFRVQGYLRECLDSILDQPYRDLEVIGVDDASPDGSGEILAEYAARDPRVHPVHLAENVGLGPARNIGLDRATGEYVWFVDGDDWLVPGCLPHVVDRLRATRPDVLVVDHVRAHWNNIGTRSAMREVFPEPPGATTFRLLDRPEAMRLLHTAWNRVIRREFLIERGLRFEPGWYEDVSFSYPVLMTAERIGVLDRICLNYRQRRTGAITRTRGDRHFEVFAQWHRVFRLMDRWDGELSALRPAVFERMIWHYLTVLGNGERIAPALRPAFFAQIHADYVRFLPPGGYAVPPGVDGLKHRLVAQGRWRTFSALRDANQAVETARRGARTVKRRVLPVARRTARRARDAALREYYRGELHRPIDPTLAVYAAYWYRGYACNPAAIYAAARRLAPQVRGVWIVRRDRVDSLPPGVEYVVAGSRDYYRVLARARWLVNNVNFPDFVRKRPGSVHVQTHHGTPVKVMGLDQQRFPMGALGMDFARLLRRVDRWDYSVSSNSFSTQMWERAYPAGYTALEVGYPRNDRLALATAGECRQVRAALGLGPDDLVVLYAPTHREHLPGWRPPFDPDRLLDVLGPTGRLLMRSHYFHDRERRPGGPVRDRVLDVSAHDRVEDLYLAADVLVTDYSSAMFDYAVLDRPIVVYAPDWDAYRVARGVYFDLLAEPPGAVAVDFPGLLDVFRSGALRSAVAAQARQRFRARFCALDDGHAAERVVRRVFLDEPG
- a CDS encoding ABC transporter ATP-binding protein → MTTVALKDVTKVFQDGTVAVDAVNLDVNDGEFMVLLGPSGCGKSTVLRMVAGLEDPTSGAVMLDGEFANDLPPRDRKIAMVFQDFALYPHMTVGDNIGFPLRLSGVEPAPRGERIQDVASALGIGDVLARKPSQLSGGQRQRVAMGRAIVRRPGLFLMDEPLSNLDSGLRAELRAEISGLTRELGVTTIYVTHDQAEALTMADRVAIMRKGVLQDVGTPTQVYGRPATLYVAAFLGSPRMNLLEASVYVHLDRYVALNLGDQSLYLPWDDIRSRAVAHYHGERIVVGMRAEALTPVAPDTQGHVLQGRIRYLEHHGHESLAFLDIGATAIMVDEMGTPVETTQPGQRGLRRFGQVMQRLTGRAVDAPVSAPGGGNRTSVLNDPGRHHTRPAELAVRLAPYPAVSSGHPLAVQVRMDALHFFDERGDRIDVGWR